In Ostrea edulis chromosome 4, xbOstEdul1.1, whole genome shotgun sequence, a single window of DNA contains:
- the LOC125669604 gene encoding disks large homolog 5-like isoform X1 — protein MEERHKELLKIHHEKFLNTVEVERLYPFLQGAQVLVTDDILEINKHHRGDEKVGKLLEIIQQKPNFPFQNLCFALQSTYPQLLTAMFLGQNPRDLSTGGSPLDILYLRNSQSLSLTSDSEEDILSSTSHSENRSQDLDPSTPQTYTRIIPSDEYDYELPYKQDDGHHKSKTSVDKGKRGINGDSRTSDWHHEYDRLKSQCERAMSEVQSLKRSQEDTIRRCEQAMRESESNRQRYKATLGNLQQSKEEIEHLHSEIKKLESEKKILEQELLNYRNLQDEDKQEMSDLRKQLRTVISEKGSTDGMARLYDETLKKYELLKEDHDLQRKEYTEMFTKHSDLMAKFGLCKDENIKLMKQNEALTRERDTLMVDRNILKQQCTSAIRDLAKVTQQRDEMMKDSNHLLAVQKQKYETVVKERDAARNEYNLVWAERDSVHKEINQLQDKLNEVTQKNQAVEMEKKKTDEETEMLRRELLTAIQHKDEAEKERDDAQKRYGDVKSKNDDLENQRDDFRKDYVMVTQERDIARKERHEAIKDRDRILRETYERERTQKEQAEEIDQVSKETEALKKIIEKLQHDLTDAKTEAEKSKKNRDWALGERDKIVQEREGIRSLCESLRHQRDRAVSDKAQALRDYDNIKKEKMEACKELKEIREKYESIMEKEARKNQLNGVGHNHSRDSAIDADLQELETETVQVDIRGLTPDNLGFDIVGGKDDPVLPNDHAVYVNHVVKGSVADGKLKISDVVLKINNMDVTNVEKRTVLQSLKNSSHVSLLVRRRRCVTPRIWQPIQLNLSLGKDMGIHIEQGLYIARIVPGSTVAKEGMLSTGDRIICVNGTSVENFTPTELMKLLQGCSDPVSIEVWRQMSPFNSAGSSPIPLNHKEICQDSGTQLSPTFSKSEDMKHHMWDGNDALENSKSTSKVKTSTSQTDDLNNSPGSNDWTVKGSKSEKDLDNHKPKNSHRIEKAIGKFFKPKSKHHDRHDHDDTNKRHKSSRPTSTINGNVVLEFSLGDPKANHGTVQRKNVQKREFDNENSGTWPKCYKMQPMKQGTVMMPSPQKYPDRPSITNFNFFPKGSEKIPPTPPERTEASHKAVKQSPCHSPQGSDSTIKLSNSPIHSPPMNTKSSPYVLHSNSNSSVHPNPAPFVFNPDNAMPHNHVRHLPPKTKKRPPSSHHNHYDVPNVPPREAWELSRGPRNRPRSVEKDRAHRHSVNLSPFNSSQLHSSNDSSVSGIGLPMGEYQSGQSVVRSDFSAFNSPPPFHERHPVHSNRMQHNSGSSLVVRPQAHYSVHGSQTSAPVVVSPSISPAYNSPPGSFPDIEPRRSPFDYCNSPCPSVMSSTSDPYSYIPSRASSERTVSDIDGSVKPPYPKNNSKRIYIPNFNPSRNSGSVEVVAARTSPTSPSHSEEPDTSTESLHHRRRKPLMGETRKINIERNSQFVGFSIGSGPHGGVFVSSVQEDSLAMKGGLVIGDQLLEICGINMRTATQDMAAKFLRQTGNALSLLVQFNPDEYNRAADSSGESTGTSPMNSPESDTFRRSKKIGSKSSTHIRIPSSDLPSEPPRWLTKRKSLPNESLDISIVGQANFGIFVKEVQPNSCVFGHEGLRCGDQILEYNNVDFLTITPEKASTELNKPCAFIRMQAQYNPAKYRQLCNQFNSESFYVRAHFDHKPTGDGELSFKKDDIMLIENTLYDGKPDNWFAWLVNDDGHKLNYKGIIPSQDKLEMELRRSYSESLSLHDMEETRGSTRRMSGSARSSFFRKKAKHKRNNSKDSREFNSFSETSLTSDSVPLLEDLAFSKYTKVERMEYKDTRPVILLAPLADSLIKKLVAESPDKYSTGQPTVMQTTKQVMEQGLADGIYIDYWLEEDKFQCIRTAIIKEICDQGKHCLLNISPSAIERLHRLQIYPIVVFARHRSHKQLREITDPQFHSQKLSAKSAKDLYDKFQRLEKDYQHQFSAIIQGGNLAEMHQQVKTVIANEQKKAIWVPVCPRV, from the exons ATTCCCAGTCTTTATCTCTAACGTCTGATTCAGAAGAGGACATTTTGAGCAGCACATCCCATTCTG AAAACAGGTCCCAGGATTTAGACCCATCAACTCCGCAGACCTACACCAGAATTATTCCATCCGATGAATATGATTATGAATTACCATACAAACAAGATGACGGACATCACAAATCCAAGACATCCGTAGACAAAGGAAAACGCGGGATAAATGGGGATAGTCGAACTAGTGACTGGCATCACGAATACGACAGACTGAAATCACAGTGTGAACGAGCCATGAGTGAGGTACAGTCGCTTAAGAGGTCCCAAGAAGACACAATTCGAAGGTGTGAACAGGCAATGCGAGAGTCTGAGTCAAATCGTCAGAGGTATAAAGCAACATTGGGAAATCTCCAACAGTCCAAAGAAGAGATTGAACATCTTCATTCAGAAATCAAGAAGTTGGAATCAGAGAAAAAGATCTTGGAACAGGAGTTACTGAATTACAGAAATCTCCAAGATGAGGACAAGCAGGAGATGTCAGATTTACGCAAACAGTTACGAACAGTTATTTCTGAGAAAGGGTCCACTGATGGAATGGCAAGATTGTATGatgaaactttgaaaaaatatgaattgttAAAAGAGGACCATGACTTGCAAAGGAAGGAATACAcagaaatgttcactaaacacAGTGACCTTATGGCTAAATTTGGTTTGTGTAAAGatgaaaatatcaaacttaTGAAACAGAATGAAGCCTTAACAAGAGAAAGAGACACATTGATGGTGGACAGGAATATTCTCAAACAACAGTGTACATCTGCAATCCGAGATCTTGCAAAAGTGACGCAACAGAGAGATGAAATGATGAAGGACTCGAATCATCTACTTGCTGTGCAGAAACAGAAATATGAAACAGTGGTTAAAGAAAGAGATGCTGCAAGGAATGAATATAATCTTGTGTGGGCAGAGAGGGACAGTGTTCACAAAGAAATTAACCAACTTCAGGACAAGTTAAATGAAGTGACACAGAAAAATCAGGCTGTTGAAATggagaaaaagaaaacagaTGAGGAAACTGAAATGTTGAGGCGAGAGTTATTGACAGCAATACAGCATAAAGATGAAGCTGAGAAAGAACGTGATGATGCACAAAAACGGTATGGTGATGTTAAATCTAAAAATGACGATCTCGAAAATCAGAGAGATGATTTCAGAAAAGATTATGTAATGGTGACACAAGAAAGAGACATTGCACGCAAAGAGAGACACGAGGCAATTAAAGATCGTGATCGGATATTACGGGAAACCTATGAAAGGGAGAGAACCCAGAAGGAACAGGCAGAGGAGATTGATCAAGTGTCCAAAGAAACAGAGGCACTGAAAAAGATAATTGAGAAGTTGCAACATGACCTGACAG ATGCCAAAACAGAAGCAGAGAAATCAAAAAAGAACCGAGACTGGGCCCTTGGTGAGCGAGACAAGATTGTACAGGAAAGAGAAGGGATCCGCTCCTTGTGTGAGAGTCTGAGGCACCAAAGGGATAGGGCTGTCAGTGACAAAGCCCAGGCACTTAGAGACTATGACAAcatcaaaaaagaaaagatgGAGGCCTGCAAGGAGCTCAAGGAAATCAG AGAGAAATATGAATCAATTATGGAGAAAGAGGCAAGAAAAAATCAGCTGAATGGAGTGGGACACAACCACAGCCGAGACTCTGCCATTGATGCTGATTTGCAGGAACTGGAAACTGAGACAGTGCAGGTGGACATT aGGGGCCTAACTCCTGATAACCTTGGTTTTGACATTGTGGGTGGGAAAGATGACCCTGTGCTTCCAAATGATCATGCAGTGTATGTCAACCATGTTGTTAAAGGAAGTGTTGCAGACGGCAAGCTCAA GATCAGTGATGTGGTGTTGAAGATCAACAACATGGATGTCACAAATGTTGAAAAACGAACTGTTCTCCAATCTCTAAAGAATTCATCACATGTATCACTG CTGGTTAGGAGACGGCGTTGTGTTACACCTAGAATATGGCAGCCCATTCAACTTAACTTGTCACTGGGAAAAG ATATGGGTATACACATCGAGCAGGGCCTATACATTGCTCGTATTGTCCCAGGGTCCACAGTAGCCAAGGAGGGCATGTTGTCCACAGGAGACAGAATCATCTGT GTGAATGGCACATCAGTGGAGAATTTCACTCCCACAGAACTTATGAAGCTCCTACAGGGATGTTCTGACCCTGTATCTATAGAAGTGTGGAGACAAATGTCACCCTTCAACTCCGCAGGATCTTCTCCCATCCCTCTCAATCATAAGGAAATATGTCAGGATTCCGGTACTCAACTATCGCCAACTTTCTCGAAGAGTGAGGACATGAAACATCACATGTGGGATGGAAATGATGCACTAGAGAACTCAAAAAGTACCAGCAAGGTCAAGACTAGCACATCTCAGACAGATGACCTGAACAATAGTCCAGGGTCAAATGACTGGACTGTGAAAGGTTCAAAAAGTGAAAAGGATCTGGACAACCATAAACCTAAAAATAGCCACAGGATTGAAAAAGCTATTGGGAAGTTTTTCAAGCCAAAATCTAAACACCATGATCGACATGACCATGATGACACCAATAAGAGACATAAATCTTCCCGACCAACTTCAACAATAAATGGCAATGTCGTGCTTGAATTCAGTTTGGGAGACCCAAAAGCAAATCATGGAACAGTGCAGAgaaaaaatgttcaaaaacgTGAGTTTGACAATGAAAACAGTGGAACATGGCCTAAGTGTTACAAAATGCAGCCCATGAAACAAGGAACTGTCATGATGCCTTCTCCACAGAAATACCCAGACAGACCATCTATTACAAACTTCAATTTCTTCCCAAAAGGATCTGAAAAGATCCCCCCAACCCCTCCAGAGAGAACGGAAGCCTCACATAAAGCGGTTAAACAGAGCCCCTGTCACAGTCCACAAGGCAGTGACTCTACAATAAAACTCTCCAACTCCCCAATACACTCTCCCCCAATGAATACCAAATCATCACCATATGTACTACACAGTAACAGTAATTCTAGTGTACATCCTAATCCAGCCCCTTTTGTGTTTAACCCTGACAATGCCATGCCACATAATCATGTTAGGCACTTACCACCAAAAACAAAGAAGCGACCCCCCTCTAGTCACCACAACCATTATGATGTGCCCAATGTCCCTCCAAGAGAGGCATGGGAACTTAGCAGGGGGCCAAGGAATCGGCCCCGATCTGTGGAAAAGGACAGGGCACATCGACACAGTGTTAACTTGTCTCCATTCAATTCTAGTCAGCTTCATTCCTCAAATGACTCCTCTGTGAGTGGGATAGGGCTGCCAATGGGTGAATACCAGTCTGGACAGTCTGTGGTACGAAGTGATTTCTCAGCATTTAATTCACCACCCCCATTTCATGAAAGGCATCCTGTTCATAGTAACAGAATGCAACATAACAg CGGCAGTTCCTTGGTTGTGAGACCCCAAGCTCATTATTCAGTCCATGGCAGCCAAACAAGTGCCCCAGTTGTTGTCAGTCCATCTATTTCCCCAGCCTATAACTCACCCCCCGGATCATTCCCAGACATTGAACCTCGCCGATCTCCCTTTGACTACTGTAATTCACCTTGTCCCTCAGTCATGAGCTCTACCAGTGATCCTTATAGCTACATTCCAAGTAGAGCTTCCTCCGAAAGGACTGTGTCAGACATTGATGGATCTGTCAAGCCCCCCTAtccaaaaaataattcaaaacgGATCTACATACCTAATTTCAACCCCAGCAGGAACTCAGGCTCTGTGGAAGTTG TTGCAGCAAGAACTAGTCCTACATCACCGAGCCATTCCGAAGAACCAGATACTAGTACAGAGTCTCTTCATCACAGAAGGAGAAA gCCTTTGATGGGAGAGACAAGGAAGATCAACATAGAGAGGAATTCTCAGTTTGTGGGATTTTCCATAGGGAGTGGTCCCCATGGAGGGGTTTTTGTCTCCTCTGTACAAGAAGACAGTCTGGCCATGAAGGGTGGATTGGTCATTGGAGATCAACTCTTGGAG ATTTGTGGAATAAACATGAGAACAGCCACACAAGATATGGCAGCTAAATTCCTACGACAAACAGGAAATGCACTCAGTTTACTGGTCCAGTTCAACCCAGATG AGTACAACAGAGCAGCTGACTCTTCAGGGGAGAGCACTGGAACATCTCCAATGAATTCTCCCGAGTCTGACACATTTAGAAGAAGCAAAAAGATCGGCTCAAAGTCCAGCACTCACATTAGGATTCCTAG TTCTGACTTGCCATCTGAACCACCCAGATGGTTAACAAAAAGGAAATCTTTGCCCAATGAGAGCTTAGATATATCCATTGTTGGTCAAGCAAACTTTGGAATATTTGTCAAAGAGGTTCAGCCTAACAGCTGTGTTTTTGGACATGAGGGCTTGAGGTGTGGAGATCAAATCCTGGAG tacaacaatgttgattttttaacaaTTACCCCAGAAAAGGCCTCAACAGAACTAAACAAACCTTGTGCATTCATCAGAATGCAAGCACAATATAACCCAGCAA AATACAGACAATTGTGTAACCAGTTTAACAGCGAGTCATTTTATGTGAGGGCACACTTTGACCACAAGCCAACGGGTGATGGTGAACTGAGCTTTAAGAAGGATGACATCATGTTGATTGAGAATACACTCTATGATGGAAAGCCAGACAACTGGTTTGCCTGGCTAGTTAATGATGATGGTCATAAACTAAACTACAAAGGAATCATTCCAAGTCAAGACAA GCTAGAGATGGAGTTGAGGAGAAGTTATTCTGAGAGTTTAAGTCTCCACGACATGGAGGAGACCCGGGGATCCACTCGACGTATGTCTGGATCTGCCAGAAGTAGTTTCTTCAGGAAGAAGGCTAAACACAAGAGGAATAACTCCAAAGACAGTCGGGAGTTCAACTCCTTCTCTGAAACCTCACTCACCAGTGACTCGGTACCACTTCTCGAAG ACCTGGCATTCAGCAAATACACAAAGGTGGAGAGGATGGAAT ATAAGGATACAAGGCCTGTGATACTGTTGGCACCACTGGCAGACTCCCTTATCAAAAAACTAGTGGCTGAATCTCCAGACAAGTACAGCACAGGGCAGCCTA CTGTGATGCAGACGACTAAGCAGGTGATGGAGCAGGGCCTAGCAGATGGTATTTACATTGACTACTGGTTAGAGGAGGACAAATTCCAGTGTATCCGAACAGCAATCATTAAGGAAATTTGTGATCAG GGGAAGCATTGCCTGCTGAACATCAGTCCATCTGCCATAGAGCGACTTCACAGATTACAGATCTACCCAATTGTTGTGTTTGCCAGACACAGGTCTCACAAACAGTTAAG GGAAATCACTGACCCCCAGTTCCATTCCCAGAAACTCAGTGCTAAGTCTGCCAAGGATCTGTATGATAAATTCCAGAGGCTAGAAAAGGACTACCAGCACCAGTTCTCAG CTATAATCCAAGGTGGCAATTTGGCAGAAATGCATCAGCAAGTGAAGAC